The Candidatus Hydrogenedentota bacterium nucleotide sequence CATGCCAACGGCCGGATTGAGATTCAACTCAACGATCCCTTCGCGCGATTCACAGCAGCCGTTGGCATCGACAACAACAACGATACCGCCGGCAACAAAGGATCGGTGGAGTTCATCGTTCTCGTCGACGGTGCCGAACGGTTTCACTCACCCTTATGTCGCGGCGGCGATGCGCCTGTCCCCGTCGATGTAGATTTGTCCGGCGCGAAGATGGTTGAACTCCTGATTCGCGACGCCGGCGACGGAATCAACTACGACCAAGCGGACTGGGCCGATGCCGTGTTGGCAGCAAAAGACGGCTCAAAGTACTACCTCTCAGACTCTGTAAACGACATGCCAGGCAAAATCATCGACAGTCCTCCCACCGTCTTCATCTACAATGACACCCCGTGTTGGCAACTGTTTCCCACCTGGAAACACACCACTGGTACGCAAGGAGCCAAACGCGTTAGCGCGTGGACGGAACCTAACACAGGTTTTACGGCTACACTGACGGCAGAAGTTCATCCGGAGCCCGCTTCAGTTGAACTACAATGGCACTTCGCAAACGCCGGATCCTCTCTCAGCGGTGTGATTAGCGCCGTCGACAGCATCCACCTTTCGATGCCCGCGGGCGACCACAAAGCTGTACTTTGGTCGGGTACTGGCGGTACGACGGGAACCTTGGAGAATTCGCCCGGCTTCGCCGTGACGGCGACGCCGCTGGGACGGAAGGTGCTCACCGTGGAAGACGGCCGCTCCAGCAATGGAGATCTTCCCTTCTATATGGTGACGGGTCTCAGCGACGCCTGGGGTGTAGTGTCCGCACTTGGATGGTCCGGCCAATGGAAAGCCGAAGGCCGTTTCGAAAACTGGAAAGCAACCTTTGTATCAGGCATGGACCCCGTACACTTTCGCCTTCCTTCAGGAACATCCATTTCTATGCCGACAGCACTGCTCATCCCATTTCAAGGCGACGAACGCACCGGCTCGAACCTTTTGCGCTCGCTGCTTCGCAACCGCTATCAAGCGCACCTCGATGGTAAACCCGTCGACCCGCCTGTATCCTTCAATTCATGGTTCACGTTTACCAACAAAGTGAACGAACCTATGCTCAAGGAGTTGGCTAGCCTTGCCGCGCCGACGGGTATTGAGTACTTCTGTCTTGATGCAGGCTGGTTTGATGGCGATTTCCCGTACGGCGTGGGCAACTGGACCGTGAACGTCGAGAAGTTTCCCAATGGTCTCAAGCCGCTTGCTGACCATGTCCACAGTCTCGGAATGAAATTTGGGCTTTGGTTTGAACCCGAGCGCGTATCCGGGGATACACGATGGGCGCGTGAGCACTCCGATCTCTTGCTAGGCGGCACCCCGCAACCTGGCGACGTTGACTATGAACGCCACATTATGGACCTTGGTAACCCCGCTGTCCGCACCCTGATCCTCGACATGATGAGCAATATCATTTCTGAGGTCGGAGTTGACTGGATTCGCTACGACTTTAACGCAAATTCGCTCCGTTTCTGGACGCGCGCCGAAGGAGAAGAAGAGAAGGGACTGAAGCAGGCACTCTACATCAACGGTCTCTATGAAATGCTCGACGAACTCATGCGCCGACACCCTGGTCTGCTCATCGAACAATGCTCCAGCGGCGGACGGCGCATAGACTTGGAGACGATCCGACGTGGGCACACGTTCTGGAAGAGCGACGACACGATGGACCAAGCCCTTATGCGATTCCATGAAACCGGGGCAAACGTGTTTCTGCCGGGCGGCTTGCTGAACACGAATTACTGCAAGTTCAACTCTGAAGGAGAGGTCCTGGCACTATTCGCGGGACCCCTCGCGTTTGGACTTGATTACCGCACTCTGGCCCCCGAACAAACGGCGTTTCTTACGAAGGCCGTCGCCGCATACAAGACGGTGCGCAGTTTCATCAATGAAGACTACTATCCGCTCTTCGATCAGGACACGAGCCGCAAGCTGTGGAACGGTTGGCAGTTCATCGATCCGGAGACGGGGAATGGCTTTTTCACCGTCTATCGTCAGCCAGCATCCCCGTATGCATCCGCCGACGTAAAGCTGTCCGGACTTAATACCGGTGCGACCTATACGCTGGAAGACGTAATGTCTGGCAAACAGACGGAGGCAACTGGCTCGCAGTTGGAGTCCGGCTATACCATTTCGCTTCACCCCGGCACCGCCCATGTGTGTCGCTTCTCGCCACAAAAGTAAGGTAAATCGATGGCTGGCAGACGCACCGGGATGGACCCCATTCTTGCCGGAATAGAGTCCGGCTTGGTACCATTAAGCTACGTTGCGGTTCCACTCCATGGCTTCATGCAAGGTCACGGGGCTGGTCGTTGAAGGCGCTTTGAGTCACTTTGAATCCGAGGAGAAATCCCATGCCCTTGTTCGGCTATGTCTGCGAGAAATGCCACACCGAGTCCGAGATACTTGTTCGCGGCAGCGAAACTCCAACGTGCCCCTCGTGCGGGTCCGCGAAACTCACGAAGCAGCTTAGCGCCTTCGCACCCATGACGGGCGCGTCTTCTTCGCCCGCGCCCTCACCGTGCGGCGCCAGTTCGTGCTGCCAGATGGCGGGCGGCGGCTGCCCCTACAATTGAGCGGCACCCTATAGCGAATGCGCATTTGTATATTAACAAAAGGTGAACCGTACGGTTGGACCCGGCACTACATTGCCGCATTTCGCTCAAGCGGGCATGAGGTTATCGTCGTCGGACCCAATATCTCAGACGACACACTTCGCTCATTTCAACTCGAACATCTCGACGCCGCCGCGTCGCGGACTGACGTTGAATCCGAACTGGATCCTTCTATCAAACTCGTTGAAGTCCTTCCAACGAGATGGCAGCCTAATCTGATTGTCGCCATATCCATGGCGGGAACGCCTCTGTGCCCGAGTTTCGCGGGAATTGCTTGTCCGCGTGTCTATCTGAGCATCGACACGTGGCAAAGCCCGCGCGACTATCTGGATGCACTCCACTACGACCTTGTATTTGCCGCGCAGAAATCATTTGTCCCGCGTCTCAGCGCGATGGGGGCGGGGAACGTTGAATGGCTGCCGCTCGCGTTTAATCCCGAGCAACACTTTCCCGTGGAGATGGAACCGCGCGCCGACGTCTCTTTCACGGGTACCATTTCGCTGCCCATCCATCAGCAGCGGATGGAGCTTATACAACGGTTGCAGCGCGAAGTGAAATTCATCGGAAAGACCGCCCTGTTCGGTCCAACCATGTGCGCGCTGTGTTGCGCGGGTAAGCTCACGTTTAACCACAGCGCCGTGAACGACGTGAATATGCGGATCTTTGAAGCTCTTGGCATGGGATGCGCCACATTGACCAATTCACAAGCCGAGGAGAACGGGCTTTTCGATCTCTTCAATAACGGAGAGCATCTTGTTGCTTATTCCGATGAAGAGGATTTGATTCGCCAGACGCGCCGCTATCTCGCCGACGATGACCTGCGGCAGCGTATCAAGAAGGCCGCGCGCGCGATCGCGCTGGAACATCACACGTACGGACACCGCGCGGATTACATTGTGGATTCGGTGCAGAGACTCATGGCGCGGACCACACGCAGTAGCGAGATCGAGGAGTCCCCGTTGGCCGCGGCATTGCCGTTGGGTGTGAATACCGTGTCGGTGGTTGGTGCCGGGCTGGACAATGCGAGTTGGCGCGGTATTCGTTCGCCACATCGCGTGGTTATAGGCGATGCGGAGCGCGCCGATGCCATTGTCGTGTCGGCGTTAGGCGCACCGACGGCTGCCGTTCCGGAGATGATTGAGCGATCCGCGCGCAAAC carries:
- a CDS encoding alpha-galactosidase, encoding MRYSKALRTQSIVLLGTLLAISAHAEANTPQVIEQVLRDCGFETSQTSTDTKPPSLSIVSASQDYAKPTADRCCHTLTPLRVGEKTFEKGIGAHANGRIEIQLNDPFARFTAAVGIDNNNDTAGNKGSVEFIVLVDGAERFHSPLCRGGDAPVPVDVDLSGAKMVELLIRDAGDGINYDQADWADAVLAAKDGSKYYLSDSVNDMPGKIIDSPPTVFIYNDTPCWQLFPTWKHTTGTQGAKRVSAWTEPNTGFTATLTAEVHPEPASVELQWHFANAGSSLSGVISAVDSIHLSMPAGDHKAVLWSGTGGTTGTLENSPGFAVTATPLGRKVLTVEDGRSSNGDLPFYMVTGLSDAWGVVSALGWSGQWKAEGRFENWKATFVSGMDPVHFRLPSGTSISMPTALLIPFQGDERTGSNLLRSLLRNRYQAHLDGKPVDPPVSFNSWFTFTNKVNEPMLKELASLAAPTGIEYFCLDAGWFDGDFPYGVGNWTVNVEKFPNGLKPLADHVHSLGMKFGLWFEPERVSGDTRWAREHSDLLLGGTPQPGDVDYERHIMDLGNPAVRTLILDMMSNIISEVGVDWIRYDFNANSLRFWTRAEGEEEKGLKQALYINGLYEMLDELMRRHPGLLIEQCSSGGRRIDLETIRRGHTFWKSDDTMDQALMRFHETGANVFLPGGLLNTNYCKFNSEGEVLALFAGPLAFGLDYRTLAPEQTAFLTKAVAAYKTVRSFINEDYYPLFDQDTSRKLWNGWQFIDPETGNGFFTVYRQPASPYASADVKLSGLNTGATYTLEDVMSGKQTEATGSQLESGYTISLHPGTAHVCRFSPQK
- a CDS encoding zinc ribbon domain-containing protein, translated to MPLFGYVCEKCHTESEILVRGSETPTCPSCGSAKLTKQLSAFAPMTGASSSPAPSPCGASSCCQMAGGGCPYN
- a CDS encoding glycosyltransferase, whose amino-acid sequence is MRICILTKGEPYGWTRHYIAAFRSSGHEVIVVGPNISDDTLRSFQLEHLDAAASRTDVESELDPSIKLVEVLPTRWQPNLIVAISMAGTPLCPSFAGIACPRVYLSIDTWQSPRDYLDALHYDLVFAAQKSFVPRLSAMGAGNVEWLPLAFNPEQHFPVEMEPRADVSFTGTISLPIHQQRMELIQRLQREVKFIGKTALFGPTMCALCCAGKLTFNHSAVNDVNMRIFEALGMGCATLTNSQAEENGLFDLFNNGEHLVAYSDEEDLIRQTRRYLADDDLRQRIKKAARAIALEHHTYGHRADYIVDSVQRLMARTTRSSEIEESPLAAALPLGVNTVSVVGAGLDNASWRGIRSPHRVVIGDAERADAIVVSALGAPTAAVPEMIERSARKLRDGETLLLVARPQELEALDLQIDALALRRWLVPFGLVLRLALLADEVVPGERVALLAACKRSTTLSQVIDDTFRTLPENCQQVRNGIDAWQVANTPEL